Part of the uncultured Cohaesibacter sp. genome is shown below.
ATCGTGCCATAACGCACCGCATTGGTGCCCGACGCGCGGGTCGCAGCCATCCCGCCAAGCGAGGCATCCGCCCCCGGATCGATGGGAAAGAACAGCCCAGTATCGCGCAGATATTCGTTGAGCTGCTTGCGGGTGACGCCAGCCTGAACCGTGCAGTTGAGATCCTCCGCACAGACCTCGACAATGGCATTCATGCCCGACAGATCCAGCGAGATGCCACCATAGGGGGCGTTCAGCTGGCCTTCCAGCGATGAACCGGAACCAAAAGCGATGACCGGCACGGAGTGGGCATTGCACAGCGCCACGACGCTGGAGACCTCTTCGGTGCTCTTGACGAACACGACACCGTCAGGCATCTCATTGGCCAGCCCGGTCGTCGTGTGCGCATGCTGTTCCCTCAGGGACTTCCCAGTCGTGAAGCGTTCGCCGAACTGCTCGGCCAGTTGCGAGCAGACGGCCTTGACGGCATCGGCATCAGTCTCTCGTTTGAAATGGGGCTGAACGGCAGAAGACATGGGAAACTCCAGAGTGGTGATTTTGATTTTTCGAACAATTAGGCACACTCACGAGCAAAATGCCAGACCGGGAGCGGCAATTCGCACAGATGCGCCCCTGCCCTGCCGCAGGTCCCGTCATATGCATAGCTCCTCTTTCAAATATGCTCTTCTGTCCCATAATGTGCAGTGTTATCAACCCGAAGTTCGAGCGAAACACTTCGTTTTGCAGATCGCTTGCGATTATCTTCGAACAAACATCCGTTGAATGACAGATAAAAGCAGGATGACCGGGTTGCTCACGGTTGACCCTCATTCTGCCTTTGCTATTGTTGCATAACCAAACCATAGCCGGTTCTGACATTTCGATGAATGCGGAAGGCCCCTCGCTTTCCATCACCAACGACCGCCAGCAAACGACCGCAGAAGAAGCCAGCCGAGAATCATGAACCAATTCATCAACCTGCATATTCCGCATGGCAAACAAGTCCGAGCCCAACGTCTGATCTGGCAGCGACGGATCATCTTCGGGCTGGGCGGTGTCATGGTCGGCTTTGCCGCCGTGGCTCTGGCCATGGGCGCAGACGCCAGTCAGGACCTCTACCGCCAGTTGATCGCCGCCTATCCTTATGCAGGCCTCCTGGTGACCCCGCTCGGCTTTGGCGCAATCGTCTGGGTGACCAATCGCTACTTCCCCGGCACGCAGGGCTCCGGCATTCCTCAAGCCATCGCCGCCCGTCGGCTCAAGCGGCCCACCAGCCGGGCAAAGCTGGTTGGCGTGCGCTCGGCCATCGGCAAGATCATCATGACGCTGCTCGGCATGATGATCGGCGCCTCGACCGGCCGTGAAGGCCCGACCGTTCAGGTCGGTGCCGCCGTGATGTTCCTGACGGGCCGCATTGCCCCCAAACGGCAGGTCGGTCTCATTCTGGCCGGTGCCGCGGCCGGTATCGCCGGTGCCTTCAACACGCCACTGGCCGGGATCGTCTTTGCCATCGAGGAAATGAGCCGCTCGTTTGAAATGCGCACCAGCGGCATGATCCTCGGCACGGTCATCCTCGCCGGTCTGACCTCCATGGCCATCTTCGGCAACTACACCTATTTCGGCACCTCGCACGATGTGCTGCAGTTCGGCTGGGGCTGGATTGCCGTACCCATCGTTGGTGTGGTCGGCGGCCTCGCTGGCGGCCTGTTCTCCAAGGTTCTTGTGCTCTTCACCTATGGCCTGCCCGGCGCTGTCGGGGCAATGATCAAGGCCCATCCTATCCCCTTTGCCATCCTTTGCGGCCTGATCGTCGCACTTGCCGGCCTCTACACCGATGGTGCCGTCAATGGCTCCGGTTATGAGGCAGCCCGCGATGTGCTGCATGGTGACACGGAGCTGCGCCTTGAATATGCGCCCTTGAAACTGCTGGCCACCATCGCCTCTTCCATCGGCGGACTGCCCGGCGGCATTTTCTCGCCGTCACTCTCGGTGGGCGCCGGACTGGGCGCCGACCTTGCGGGCCTGTTCCCCAAGGTGCCCGTTGGCGCCATCGTGCTGCTTGGCATGGTTTCCTACTTCACCGGTGTCGTTCAGGCTCCCATCACCTCCTTCGTGATCGTCATGGAGATGACCGACAACCACCAGATGATGCTGCCACTGATGGCTTGCGCCCTCATTGCAAACGCCTCCTCCAAGGTCTTCTGCAAGGAAGGTGTCTACCATATGCAGTCCGGAAAATTCTACGATTTCGCCCGCCATCGAGACCCGGAACCTGCGGCAGAAACGCCAACACCGGAAGCAAAGTCCTAGGCCCTGCCCTGAGAGGTTGCCTCAGACACACTCCGCCATCACGACCTTGGCCACGCGCCGGTCGAAACAGCCTGTTTTCAGATAAGCCGCCTTACCGGGCGGCTTTTTCGTTGTTCCGGTGTCGGCATCCGAAGGTTAGGCTTGACCTTTCTGGCAAAAGTTTCAAAGCTTTCAAAAGAAAACAGGGAACCCGGACGACCGCGGGCAGACGCCCTGCCCCTCTTAGCGACAAGACTTTGCCGACCATGTTCTGGACCAACCCGATCAAACTGATACGCAGCTGGATAGAGCCGAACTGGTCGATCTACCTATCCACACAACAGCCCAAACTGTGGCTGTTTGCCACCATCATCGGTTTTCTGGTCTCGCTGGCGGCCATCCTGTTCCGGCTCGGCATCGGCGGCGTACAGTGGTTTTGGCTGGGCACCAGCAGTGAAACGATCATTGCCACAGTGCGAGCGAGCCCTGCCTGGATTGTCGTCCTTGCACCAACCCTCGGCGGCCTGTTCGTCGGAACCTTCCTGCAATATGTCCACCCCATCAAACGCGCCGAAGGGGTTGCCGATGTCATTGAGGCCCGGGCACGGGGCGGCCGGGGGCTGCGCTTCTGGCAGGCCCTCGACAGCGCCGCCATCACCATCATCTCGCTGGGGTCTGGCGCAAGCGCCGGGCGCGAGGGGCCGATCGTCCATTTCGGGGCCAGCCTCGCCAGCTCCCTCAGCCGCAAACTGTCGCTGCAACCGGCTGCCCGCAAGATCCTTCTGGCCTGCGGGGTTGCCAGTGCCGTCTCGGCCTCGTTCAATGCTCCGATCGCCGGTGTGCTGTTCGCCCATGAGGTCATTCTCGGGCATTATGCCTTCTCGGCCTTTGTGCCGATCGTGCTGGCCTCCGCCGTGGGCACCACCTTCTCGCGCCTCTATTTCGGCGATGTCGCCTCATTCATCATTCCCGACTATCAGCTCACCTCCTACTGGGAACTGCCGTCCTTTGCCCTGCTGGGCATAGTCTGTGCCATCGTGGCGGTGCTGTTTCAGACCTCGCTGCTCGGCACCGACTGGATCGCCCGCCACATCAAGATGCCGCTGGTCTTCCGACCGGTCATCGGCGGCTTTCTCGTCGGTCTTCTGGCGCTGGCCTTTCCCGAAGTGCTTGGCGTCGGCTATGAGGCAACCGATCTGGCCCTCAAGCAGCAATTGCCACTGATGACACTTCTCTGGCTGATCTTTGCCAAGATGCTGGCAACCTCGATCACGCTGGCCTCTCGCTTTGGCGGCGGCATCTTCTCGCCCTCGCTCTATATCGGAGCCATGGTTGGCGGCACCTTTGGGCTGATTGCCCAGCCATTGCTGCCAGAAATCGCCTCTACCCACGGCCTTTATGCCTTGTTGGGTATGGGCGCCGTCGCATCCGCCGTGTTGGGCGCGCCCATTTCGACCACCATGATCGTGTTCGAGCTGACCGGCGGCTACGCCCTGTCCATCGCGCTGCTACTGACGGTCTCGATTTCCAATGGCATCGCCGTAGCCCTTAGTGGCCGCTCCTATTTTCACTGGCAACTGGCCATGCGAGGCATCTTCCTCAACGAAGGCACCCATCGCTACATCGTCAATCAGGTGACGGTTGCCGAGGTCTACACCCCGCTGGCTGCGGACGTCGCCGCTGAAGACACCGTGTTGCTGCACGACATGGAAGCCATCCGCATGCAGGATACGCTGGAACTGGCACTCAAGACCTTCAATGACAACGGCGGCGCCGATCTCGCGGTGCTGGATCCGCACAATCCCGGCAGGATCGTCGGCTGGGTGCGGCAGGTGGATGCCCTGCGCTATTTCAACGACGTTCTCATCAGCACGCAGGTGGAAGAGCATCGCTGACAGACGCCAGGCACCAAACAGGAGCCTCGTTCCTCCGTTTGTTCGCACTCCGGTCACAAAACGCCAGAACAACAAATTTGCCCCTGACAAACCATATTTGTTGCTATAATGTTCTTATCCAGATTCGGTCTGTTCACCCCCTTTTTCGACCGCAGTGCCTTGTAAAAGGCACACAAAGCCGATAGATGGCGACCAGGACCCCCACAGATCAACCCCAGATAACACCAAGCCGGAACCGATAGTATCAATGTCTGATCTTTTTGCGACACCACCCGTATCCCCGATCCGTGAGCGTGAGGAGGAAGATCAGGAAGGCATTCGCGCAAGGCTCGCCCGTATGCGCCCGACGCCCTATCTGGATGGCCTCAACCCCGAACAGAGAGATGCGGTGGAGAGCCTTGACGGTCCGCTTCTGGTTCTGGCAGGCGCAGGCACCGGCAAGACCCGCGTATTGACCACCCGCATCGGCCACATTCTGGCAACGCGCCGCGCCACGCCGTGGCAGATTCTGTCGGTGACCTTCACCAACAAGGCCGCCCGCGAGATGAAGGACCGCATTGGCAAACTCATTGGCGGCTCCGTGGAAGGCATGCAATGGCTAGGCACCTTCCACTCCATCGGCGTCAAGATCCTGAGGCGTCATGCCGAGCTGGTCGGGCTGCGGTCCAACTTCACCATCCTCGATACCGACGACCAGATCCGCCTGCTCAAGCAGCTCATTCAGGCCGCTGCCATTGAGGAAAAGCGCTGGCCCGCCCGCCAGCTTGCCACCCTGATTGACGGCTGGAAAAACCGTGGTCTTTCCCCCAACCAGGTGCCGCAGGACGAGGCCTTCCTGTTTGCCCAGGGCAAGGGCATCGCGCTTTACGCCGCCTATCAGGAGCGCCTCAAGATCCTCAACGCCTGCGACTTCGGCGACCTGCTGCTGGAGTGCATCCGCCTGTTCCGCGAGAACCCGGATGTGCTCGCCAGCTACCACGACAAATTCCGCTATATTCTGGTGGACGAGTATCAGGACACCAACGTCGCCCAGTATCTCTGGCTGCGCCTTCTGGCTCAATCCAGCCACAACATTTGCTGCGTCGGTGACGATGACCAGTCGATCTATGGCTGGCGTGGTGCCGAGGTCGACAATATCCTGCGCTTCGAGGAAGACTTCCCCGGCGCCAAGGTCATCCGGCTTGAACGCAACTATCGCTCCACCGCCCATATTCTGGCGGCAGCCTCCCATCTCATTACCTATAACGAAGGACGCCTCGGCAAGACCCTGCACCCGCAGATCAAGGACGATGAGGCCGAGAAGGTCACGGTTGCCTCCGTTTGGGATTCGGAAGAAGAGGCACGAACCATCGGCGACCAGATCGAGGCCTTTCAGCGCGCCGGACACGAGCTCAACGACATGGCCATTCTGGTTCGCGCCTCCTTCCAGATGCGCGAATTCGAAGACCGTTTCATCACCATGGGCCTCAACTATCGCGTCATCGGCGGCCCGCGCTTCTATGAGCGCGCCGAGATCCGCGACGCGCTGGCCTATTTCCGCGCCGTGGTCCAATCGGCAGACGACCTTGCTTTCGAGCGCATCGTCAACACCCCTCGCCGCGGCCTTGGCGATGCGACCATTCGTCAGATCCACACACTGGCCCGCGCCGAGGAAATCCCGCTGATGGAAGCGGCCTCTGAAATGGTGGAAACCGAAGAGCTGAAGCCCAAACCGCGCAACGCCCTCAAGAGCCTGCTTGGCCAGTTCAACCACTGGCGCACCATGATGCCGACCATGAAGCACACGGAATTTGCCGAGATCATCCTCGATGAATCTGGCTATACCGAAATGTGGCAGAAGGACAAGTCACCGGACGCGCCAGGGCGCCTTGAAAACCTCAAGGAACTGATCCGCTCGATGGAAGAGTTCGACTCGCTGCCGAGCTTCCTTGAGCATATCGCACTGGTGATGGACCGCGACGCAGGCGAAACCAACGACGCGGTTTCGATCATGACCCTGCATTCGGCCAAGGGGCTAGAATTCGATACGGTCTTCCTGCCCGGCTGGGAAGAAGGCCTGTTCCCCCACCAGCGGGCACTGGATGAAGCAGGCACCAAGGGGCTGGAGGAAGAGCGCCGCCTCGCCTATGTCGGCATCACCCGCGCCAAGAAGCGGGCCAAGATCTACGTCGCCTCCAATCGGCGCATCC
Proteins encoded:
- a CDS encoding UvrD-helicase domain-containing protein, with amino-acid sequence MSDLFATPPVSPIREREEEDQEGIRARLARMRPTPYLDGLNPEQRDAVESLDGPLLVLAGAGTGKTRVLTTRIGHILATRRATPWQILSVTFTNKAAREMKDRIGKLIGGSVEGMQWLGTFHSIGVKILRRHAELVGLRSNFTILDTDDQIRLLKQLIQAAAIEEKRWPARQLATLIDGWKNRGLSPNQVPQDEAFLFAQGKGIALYAAYQERLKILNACDFGDLLLECIRLFRENPDVLASYHDKFRYILVDEYQDTNVAQYLWLRLLAQSSHNICCVGDDDQSIYGWRGAEVDNILRFEEDFPGAKVIRLERNYRSTAHILAAASHLITYNEGRLGKTLHPQIKDDEAEKVTVASVWDSEEEARTIGDQIEAFQRAGHELNDMAILVRASFQMREFEDRFITMGLNYRVIGGPRFYERAEIRDALAYFRAVVQSADDLAFERIVNTPRRGLGDATIRQIHTLARAEEIPLMEAASEMVETEELKPKPRNALKSLLGQFNHWRTMMPTMKHTEFAEIILDESGYTEMWQKDKSPDAPGRLENLKELIRSMEEFDSLPSFLEHIALVMDRDAGETNDAVSIMTLHSAKGLEFDTVFLPGWEEGLFPHQRALDEAGTKGLEEERRLAYVGITRAKKRAKIYVASNRRIHGLWQNSIPSRFLDELPSKHVEIEESQSTYGGYGASGVGGSIYGKSRFDTSDPFENTYETPGWKRAQANKANRTKASAPKAKRATTTIEGELVAKSVSDTPSKFSIGERVFHLKFGYGEIRSIEGNKLTIQFQTGQKRVLDSFVEKH
- a CDS encoding chloride channel protein, giving the protein MNQFINLHIPHGKQVRAQRLIWQRRIIFGLGGVMVGFAAVALAMGADASQDLYRQLIAAYPYAGLLVTPLGFGAIVWVTNRYFPGTQGSGIPQAIAARRLKRPTSRAKLVGVRSAIGKIIMTLLGMMIGASTGREGPTVQVGAAVMFLTGRIAPKRQVGLILAGAAAGIAGAFNTPLAGIVFAIEEMSRSFEMRTSGMILGTVILAGLTSMAIFGNYTYFGTSHDVLQFGWGWIAVPIVGVVGGLAGGLFSKVLVLFTYGLPGAVGAMIKAHPIPFAILCGLIVALAGLYTDGAVNGSGYEAARDVLHGDTELRLEYAPLKLLATIASSIGGLPGGIFSPSLSVGAGLGADLAGLFPKVPVGAIVLLGMVSYFTGVVQAPITSFVIVMEMTDNHQMMLPLMACALIANASSKVFCKEGVYHMQSGKFYDFARHRDPEPAAETPTPEAKS
- a CDS encoding chloride channel protein gives rise to the protein MFWTNPIKLIRSWIEPNWSIYLSTQQPKLWLFATIIGFLVSLAAILFRLGIGGVQWFWLGTSSETIIATVRASPAWIVVLAPTLGGLFVGTFLQYVHPIKRAEGVADVIEARARGGRGLRFWQALDSAAITIISLGSGASAGREGPIVHFGASLASSLSRKLSLQPAARKILLACGVASAVSASFNAPIAGVLFAHEVILGHYAFSAFVPIVLASAVGTTFSRLYFGDVASFIIPDYQLTSYWELPSFALLGIVCAIVAVLFQTSLLGTDWIARHIKMPLVFRPVIGGFLVGLLALAFPEVLGVGYEATDLALKQQLPLMTLLWLIFAKMLATSITLASRFGGGIFSPSLYIGAMVGGTFGLIAQPLLPEIASTHGLYALLGMGAVASAVLGAPISTTMIVFELTGGYALSIALLLTVSISNGIAVALSGRSYFHWQLAMRGIFLNEGTHRYIVNQVTVAEVYTPLAADVAAEDTVLLHDMEAIRMQDTLELALKTFNDNGGADLAVLDPHNPGRIVGWVRQVDALRYFNDVLISTQVEEHR